From Leptolyngbya sp. 'hensonii', the proteins below share one genomic window:
- the adhE gene encoding bifunctional acetaldehyde-CoA/alcohol dehydrogenase, whose amino-acid sequence MKVTNVQELEALIQRVKTAQAKFAHYTQAQVDQIFKRAALAANAERIPLAKLAVAETGMGAVEDKVIKNHFASEYIYNKYKHEKTCGVIEEDKSFGIQKIAEPVGILAGIIPTTNPTSTAVFKALISLKTRNAIIFSPHPRAKAATIAAARIVLNAAVAAGAPEDIIGWIDEPTVELSQTLMQHPDIKLILATGGPGMVKAAYSSGHPSLGVGAGNTPAVIDETAHIQMAVSSVLLSKTFDNGMICASEQSVVVVDAVYDQVKQEFLNRGAYFLNPEEKEKVGQVILKEGRINAAIVGQSVATILQLAGIDPHHRHGADIPKVLIGEVEEIGPEEPYAYEKLSPILAMYRAQDFSEAVTKAEQLIKFGGLGHTSVLYTALANHDRIAQFETTLSTARVLINTPSSQGAIGDLYNFKLDPSLTLGCGTWGGNSISENVAPHHLLNIKTVSERRENMLWFRVPPKIYFKYGALAIALRELVGRQRAFIVTDKPLFEMGMADKITDVLEDMGLKSQVFYNVEPDPSLATVKRGLAEINAFKPDVILAIGGGSPMDAAKVMWLMYEQPNVDFDGLATRFMDIRKRVYELAPLGQKALMVAIPTTSGTGSEVTPFAVVTDDRTGIKYPLADYALTPNMAIVDPELVMKMPKKLTAYGGIDALTHALEAYVSVVASEYTNGMALEAIRLLMKYLPAAYQEGEANPKAREKVHYAATMAGMAFANSFLGICHSMAHKLGSVFHVPHGLANALLISHVIRYNATDVPFKQAIFPQYKYPNAKWRYARIADYLSLGGDTEEEKVERLITAIETLKQQVDIPATIKDVLTIDDSTFMDQVEVMAEQAFDDQCTGTNPRYPLIRDLKEMYVLAYGGYHLGEITSTQPASIASLLARQA is encoded by the coding sequence ATGAAAGTGACCAACGTTCAAGAACTGGAAGCCCTGATTCAGCGCGTCAAAACGGCCCAGGCCAAGTTTGCCCACTACACCCAGGCGCAAGTGGACCAAATCTTCAAACGAGCTGCCCTAGCCGCTAACGCCGAACGGATTCCCCTGGCCAAACTGGCCGTAGCAGAAACAGGGATGGGTGCGGTTGAAGACAAAGTGATCAAAAATCACTTCGCTTCCGAATACATCTACAACAAGTACAAGCATGAAAAGACGTGCGGTGTGATCGAAGAGGATAAGTCCTTTGGGATTCAGAAAATTGCTGAGCCCGTCGGAATTCTGGCCGGTATCATTCCCACCACTAACCCAACCTCGACGGCTGTTTTCAAAGCCCTGATCAGCCTCAAGACCCGGAACGCCATCATTTTTTCCCCCCATCCCCGAGCCAAAGCCGCCACGATCGCGGCGGCTCGCATCGTCCTCAATGCAGCAGTCGCTGCCGGTGCCCCGGAAGATATCATCGGCTGGATCGATGAACCAACCGTTGAACTCTCCCAGACCCTGATGCAGCATCCAGATATCAAATTGATCCTGGCCACTGGGGGACCGGGCATGGTAAAAGCGGCTTACTCTTCTGGTCATCCTTCTCTGGGGGTAGGCGCAGGCAACACCCCTGCTGTGATCGATGAAACAGCCCACATTCAGATGGCCGTCAGTTCTGTGCTCCTGAGCAAGACCTTTGACAACGGTATGATCTGTGCCTCAGAACAGTCTGTGGTCGTGGTTGATGCTGTCTACGATCAGGTCAAACAGGAATTTCTCAATCGGGGAGCCTACTTCCTCAATCCGGAAGAGAAAGAGAAAGTTGGCCAGGTGATCCTGAAAGAAGGTCGAATCAATGCTGCGATCGTTGGCCAATCCGTAGCGACCATTCTGCAACTGGCTGGGATTGATCCACACCATCGTCATGGGGCCGACATCCCCAAAGTGTTGATTGGGGAAGTCGAGGAGATTGGTCCGGAGGAGCCCTATGCCTATGAAAAGCTATCGCCCATTCTGGCCATGTACCGGGCGCAAGACTTCTCTGAAGCCGTGACCAAGGCTGAGCAATTAATTAAGTTTGGAGGCTTGGGTCACACCTCTGTGCTCTATACCGCTCTGGCCAATCACGATCGCATTGCCCAGTTTGAGACCACCCTTTCCACAGCCAGAGTCCTGATTAACACGCCGTCTTCCCAGGGGGCAATTGGGGATCTTTATAACTTCAAGCTGGATCCCTCTCTGACCCTGGGTTGTGGTACCTGGGGTGGCAACTCCATTTCCGAGAACGTCGCCCCCCACCACCTGCTCAACATCAAAACCGTCTCTGAGCGGCGGGAGAATATGCTTTGGTTTCGGGTGCCCCCGAAAATCTACTTCAAGTATGGGGCCCTGGCGATCGCCCTGCGGGAACTGGTGGGGCGGCAGCGGGCTTTCATCGTCACCGACAAACCCCTGTTTGAAATGGGAATGGCCGATAAGATCACGGACGTACTGGAAGACATGGGCCTCAAGTCTCAGGTTTTCTACAATGTCGAACCCGATCCATCGCTGGCTACGGTGAAGCGAGGACTGGCAGAAATCAATGCCTTTAAGCCCGATGTCATCCTGGCGATCGGCGGCGGATCTCCCATGGACGCAGCCAAGGTGATGTGGCTGATGTACGAACAACCCAATGTGGATTTTGACGGACTGGCCACCCGCTTTATGGACATCCGGAAGCGGGTATACGAACTGGCTCCCCTGGGCCAGAAAGCCCTGATGGTGGCGATTCCCACCACTTCTGGGACGGGATCAGAGGTCACCCCCTTTGCGGTAGTCACCGACGATCGCACGGGCATCAAGTATCCCCTGGCCGACTATGCCCTGACGCCGAACATGGCGATCGTAGACCCGGAACTGGTGATGAAAATGCCGAAGAAGTTGACCGCTTACGGTGGCATCGATGCCCTCACCCATGCCCTGGAAGCCTATGTTTCTGTCGTAGCCTCGGAATATACCAATGGCATGGCCCTGGAAGCCATTCGCCTGCTGATGAAATATCTCCCTGCTGCTTATCAGGAAGGAGAAGCCAATCCCAAAGCGCGGGAGAAGGTCCACTACGCAGCCACGATGGCCGGGATGGCCTTTGCCAATTCGTTCCTGGGCATCTGCCACTCCATGGCCCACAAACTCGGTTCCGTCTTCCATGTCCCCCATGGGCTGGCCAATGCCCTGCTCATTTCCCATGTCATCCGCTATAACGCCACGGATGTCCCTTTCAAGCAGGCCATTTTCCCCCAATATAAGTACCCCAATGCGAAGTGGCGCTATGCTCGCATCGCCGACTACCTGAGCCTGGGGGGAGATACGGAGGAGGAAAAAGTCGAACGCCTGATTACGGCGATCGAGACCTTGAAACAGCAAGTTGATATCCCGGCCACGATTAAGGATGTGCTGACGATCGACGATTCGACCTTCATGGATCAGGTGGAAGTTATGGCCGAGCAGGCGTTCGATGACCAGTGCACCGGCACTAACCCCCGCTATCCGTTGATCCGGGATCTGAAAGAAATGTATGTCCTGGCTTACGGCGGGTATCACCTTGGGGAAATAACCTCTACCCAGCCTGCCTCGATTGCCAGCCTACTAGCACGGCAAGCTTAA
- a CDS encoding proton extrusion protein PcxA, producing MKKTPLANILGYLRSQAQWLVGTADRALDQAYDAALKIQAIEDEHFNGEKVPTESSQYSANVLAYFQGEVKKYQILAKVRLAEFRASNLFLNNSNRKALISESVGVNSDGRFSPGIPDRLSMVLEKLRFIDAVIDRYNQDPDLEVRPSNALTVVQADNPLPSPELASPKQVFSEQTETITDKTGVLPRSILGTVNRIKRELDPRSEEEVVRNFRNSKAKTVISIQLILLMIIVPLLAQQMSKSIVIGPIVDQIRGESEETVFLNYELEENAFSELQRFEEKLRFENLISPTIRYSPEEMEERVKERATQLAAKYREESNNAIKNVLADFLALLSFALVLVTNQRKIQILKSFIDEIVYGLSDSAKAFIIILFTDIFVGFHSPHGWEVILEGLSRHLGLPENRQFIFLFIATFPVILDTIFKYWIFRYLNRISPSAVATYKNMNE from the coding sequence ATGAAGAAAACTCCTTTGGCAAATATCCTGGGTTATTTGCGTAGCCAAGCCCAATGGCTGGTTGGAACAGCCGATAGGGCACTGGATCAGGCTTATGACGCAGCATTGAAAATCCAGGCGATCGAAGACGAGCATTTCAATGGCGAAAAAGTCCCCACCGAGTCATCTCAGTACAGTGCCAATGTTCTGGCTTACTTTCAGGGGGAAGTGAAGAAGTACCAGATTCTCGCTAAAGTTCGGTTAGCTGAATTTAGAGCCAGTAACCTTTTTCTGAATAATTCCAATCGCAAAGCCCTGATTTCAGAATCTGTCGGGGTAAATTCCGATGGCCGCTTTTCTCCCGGCATCCCAGACCGGCTGTCTATGGTTCTGGAGAAATTAAGGTTTATTGATGCGGTCATCGATCGCTATAATCAGGACCCTGATCTGGAAGTCAGACCTTCTAATGCTCTAACCGTGGTTCAGGCCGACAATCCCTTGCCCTCGCCAGAATTGGCCAGCCCCAAGCAAGTATTTTCTGAGCAAACGGAGACCATCACGGATAAGACGGGCGTATTGCCCCGATCCATTTTAGGAACGGTGAATCGGATTAAGCGAGAACTCGATCCCCGCTCTGAAGAAGAGGTTGTTCGCAACTTTCGCAATTCTAAAGCCAAGACGGTGATCTCAATTCAGCTAATTTTGCTGATGATTATTGTGCCGCTTCTGGCCCAACAAATGTCCAAGAGCATTGTGATCGGCCCGATCGTGGATCAGATTCGGGGAGAAAGCGAAGAGACCGTCTTTTTGAACTATGAGCTAGAAGAAAATGCCTTCAGCGAATTGCAACGCTTTGAAGAGAAGCTGAGGTTTGAAAATCTGATCAGCCCGACAATCCGCTATTCTCCTGAAGAGATGGAAGAACGGGTGAAAGAACGGGCAACTCAACTAGCAGCGAAATACCGGGAGGAAAGTAATAATGCCATTAAGAATGTCCTAGCGGACTTCCTGGCTCTGCTTTCCTTTGCCCTGGTCCTGGTTACAAATCAAAGGAAAATTCAGATTCTGAAATCCTTTATTGATGAAATTGTTTATGGGCTCAGTGATAGTGCCAAGGCTTTTATCATCATCCTGTTCACAGATATCTTTGTGGGTTTTCACTCTCCCCACGGATGGGAAGTCATCCTGGAGGGATTATCCAGACATCTCGGCTTACCAGAGAATCGCCAATTTATCTTTCTGTTTATTGCAACGTTCCCCGTGATTTTGGATACCATCTTCAAATATTGGATTTTCCGCTATTTGAATCGGATTTCCCCGTCGGCTGTTGCCACCTATAAGAATATGAACGAATAG
- a CDS encoding glucosidase, with translation MSAEADRLQAIRTHQTPWRKWGPYLSDRQWGTVREDYSPHGTAWDFFSHDQARSRAYRWGEDGIAGICDDHQWLCFAIALWNGADPILKERFFGLTGPEGNHGEDVKEYYFYLDSTPTHSYMKMLYKYPQQEFPYGSLVEENRRRGRQAPEFELLDTGVFDQNRYFDVFVEYAKASPEDILIQIQVVNRGPATHTLHLLPTLWFRNIWSWSGNEGKPVLKGLSSGNGVPTIGAFHPHLGNRWLYCQSGADLLFCDNETNYERVFGYPNSTAYVKDGINDYVVQGHQAAVNPDQSGTKAAAYYVLTLEPGESRTIQLRLSEQADLPDPCGDGFDRTFQSRLQEADTFYQTLNPFPITEDRRQVQRQAFAGMMWNKQYFYYNVEEWLNGDPGAPSPPLERKRGRNRDWIHLHCEEVLSMCDKWEYPWFAAWDLAFHCIPLAMIDPDFAKSQLDLLTREWYMHPNGQIPAYEWQFSDVNPPVHAWATWRVYKIEQKLRGEGDRHFLERVFQKLMLNFTWWVNRKDIEGRNVFQGGFLGLDNIGVFDRSAALPTGGYINQSDGTSWMGMYCLNMLTIALELAQTNSVYEDIATKFFEHFLYIADAMNHIGEMETSLWDEGDGFYYDVLHLPNGHQITLKVRSMVGLIPLFAVETLEPAVLEKLPAFKARLEWFIRNRPKLRHNVACMESRGIGARRLLAIVSQDKLRQILQKMLDESEFFGPHGIRALSRHHAAHPYIFEANGTPFRVDYEPAESSSGLFGGNSNWRGPVWFPVNFLLIESLQKFHYYLGDDFKVECPTGSGQMLTLWEVAAELSERLIQTFLKNPAGQRPVYGALEKFQTDPHWQDYLLFYEYFHGDNGAGIGASHQTGWTGLVAKLIQQVGEYSPAREL, from the coding sequence ATGAGCGCAGAAGCAGACCGTCTTCAGGCAATCCGCACCCATCAGACCCCCTGGCGTAAGTGGGGACCTTACCTGAGCGATCGCCAGTGGGGCACAGTGCGGGAGGACTACAGCCCTCATGGTACGGCCTGGGACTTCTTCAGCCATGATCAGGCCCGCTCCCGCGCCTACCGCTGGGGGGAAGATGGCATCGCTGGGATCTGTGATGACCACCAGTGGCTCTGTTTCGCGATCGCCCTCTGGAATGGCGCGGATCCCATCCTGAAGGAACGGTTCTTTGGGCTGACTGGCCCAGAAGGGAATCACGGGGAGGATGTCAAAGAGTATTACTTTTATTTGGATAGTACTCCCACCCATTCCTACATGAAGATGCTCTACAAGTATCCCCAGCAGGAATTTCCCTATGGCTCACTGGTCGAGGAAAATCGTCGTCGGGGGCGACAGGCACCAGAGTTTGAACTGCTGGATACGGGTGTCTTTGATCAGAACCGCTATTTTGATGTGTTTGTTGAATATGCCAAGGCCAGTCCGGAAGATATTCTGATCCAAATTCAGGTGGTTAACCGGGGACCAGCAACCCATACCTTGCATCTGCTGCCCACCCTCTGGTTTCGTAATATCTGGAGTTGGAGTGGCAACGAGGGGAAGCCAGTGCTGAAGGGGCTGAGTTCAGGCAATGGCGTCCCCACGATCGGGGCCTTTCATCCCCATCTGGGCAACCGCTGGCTCTATTGCCAGTCTGGAGCTGATCTCCTGTTCTGTGACAATGAGACTAACTATGAGCGGGTGTTTGGCTATCCAAACAGCACGGCCTATGTCAAAGATGGCATCAATGATTACGTAGTCCAGGGCCATCAAGCTGCCGTTAATCCTGACCAGAGTGGGACCAAAGCTGCCGCCTATTATGTTCTCACCCTGGAGCCTGGGGAATCTCGCACTATCCAGCTCCGCTTGAGTGAGCAAGCTGACCTGCCAGACCCTTGTGGGGATGGTTTCGATCGCACCTTCCAGTCCCGGTTACAGGAAGCTGACACCTTCTATCAAACCCTCAACCCTTTTCCCATCACTGAGGACCGGCGGCAGGTCCAACGACAAGCTTTTGCGGGCATGATGTGGAATAAGCAGTACTTTTACTACAACGTGGAGGAGTGGTTGAATGGCGATCCAGGAGCACCATCACCCCCACTAGAACGGAAACGGGGGAGAAATCGGGACTGGATTCATCTCCACTGTGAGGAGGTCCTCTCCATGTGCGACAAGTGGGAGTATCCCTGGTTCGCCGCCTGGGATCTGGCTTTCCACTGCATTCCTCTGGCCATGATTGACCCGGACTTTGCTAAGAGCCAGCTCGATCTGCTGACCCGGGAATGGTACATGCACCCGAATGGCCAGATTCCTGCCTATGAATGGCAATTCAGCGATGTCAATCCGCCCGTTCATGCCTGGGCCACCTGGCGTGTCTACAAGATTGAGCAGAAGCTCCGGGGTGAGGGCGATCGCCATTTCCTGGAGCGGGTCTTCCAGAAACTGATGCTGAATTTTACCTGGTGGGTGAATCGGAAAGATATTGAAGGGCGGAATGTGTTTCAGGGCGGATTTCTCGGCTTGGACAACATTGGGGTGTTCGATCGCAGTGCGGCCCTGCCTACGGGCGGGTATATCAACCAATCCGATGGCACCAGTTGGATGGGGATGTATTGCCTGAATATGCTGACGATCGCCCTGGAACTGGCGCAGACCAATTCCGTTTATGAAGACATTGCCACCAAGTTCTTTGAGCATTTCCTCTATATCGCCGATGCCATGAACCATATTGGCGAAATGGAGACCTCCCTCTGGGATGAGGGGGATGGATTTTACTACGATGTCTTGCACCTGCCGAACGGTCATCAGATCACCCTGAAGGTGCGATCGATGGTGGGCCTGATTCCCCTGTTTGCCGTGGAAACCCTGGAACCTGCCGTCCTGGAAAAACTACCGGCCTTTAAAGCCCGGTTGGAGTGGTTTATCCGGAATCGTCCCAAACTGCGACACAACGTTGCCTGTATGGAGAGTAGGGGGATAGGAGCCCGCCGCTTGCTGGCGATCGTCTCCCAGGACAAATTGCGGCAGATTCTCCAGAAAATGCTGGATGAATCGGAGTTTTTCGGCCCCCATGGCATTCGGGCCTTGTCCCGTCACCATGCAGCCCATCCCTACATCTTTGAAGCGAATGGCACCCCGTTCCGGGTCGATTATGAACCCGCTGAGTCCAGTAGTGGTCTGTTTGGGGGCAATTCCAACTGGCGGGGACCGGTCTGGTTCCCAGTCAACTTCCTGTTGATTGAGTCCCTGCAAAAGTTCCACTATTACCTGGGAGATGACTTCAAAGTGGAATGCCCCACGGGCTCTGGTCAGATGCTGACCCTCTGGGAAGTGGCCGCAGAACTGTCCGAAAGATTAATCCAGACCTTCCTCAAAAACCCTGCCGGACAACGCCCCGTCTATGGCGCGTTAGAGAAATTTCAAACGGACCCCCACTGGCAGGATTACCTGCTGTTCTACGAATATTTCCATGGCGATAATGGCGCTGGAATCGGGGCCAGTCACCAGACAGGATGGACGGGACTGGTCGCCAAGCTGATTCAACAGGTCGGAGAATACAGCCCTGCCAGGGAATTGTGA